From Ancylomarina subtilis:
CCTTTTAAGGTACCGTAGATTGTGAAAACCTTTAAAATAATCTAGAAGTGAACAAAGTGTCGACAGTCGAAAGGGTGTATTTAAATAGCTTCAAAAAGAAACGTTCATTTTTATTACATGCAGAAATCAATGAACAAGCCCTGCGAAAATGATTAATTGTTTACTTGATTAATTCTAATGCTGTCTGCCGATTTGCTGAACTGTTGTTTCATGTCGATTTCACTCTCCAAATCTTCACGTAGTTTGGCTTCATTTTTAGTCTCCAGCAGTATGCTGTAGTTTTCCCAAAACTCAGGGTGGTATTCCGAAGGGATATACAATTTGTCATTCCATTTATTGGGAAGCATCTCAGTAATCTGATTAGGCTCTTCGATGATTTCGGTGAATAAGAACTCCTTGATTAGATTAGGGGTTTTTGCTAATTCATTATCTCTATGGTGCATCAGTGAAGTATAGCCAGCAAAATCTCGCCCGAACGATCTGTAATAATAGGGGTAAAGTTTGCCCTTGTGTTTTTTGTATTTTAACGTGTGATTGTAAGAATGATAATATCTTGATTTCATCTTTGGATTTTCCACATCCCCAATTTTGAGTTCATGCAAAGCAAAATCCTTTGCTGAAATCAGTAGATACCCAAGTCTTATAGAATATGAGCTCTTTAGTTGTTTAGCAGTGGGTAGTATCTTTATTTTGTAGATGGCTTCTCCATCTCTGTCTAGAATTGTATCCAGTTTGATTTGATGCATACTACTTTTGTATATTTTGTTCAGATCGTGCCACATATCGTCTATTTTTGGCTGATAAGCGGTTTTTAGTCGTCTAAGTTTACTGATTGAATTTCTTTCTTCATCCGTATCCCGAATCAATTTTTGTAATTCTTCATTACTGGGTTTATAGGTCTTCGATTGTTTTAGTGCCTTTTTATAACGAACATCATTCCACTGTTTAAAAAAGTAAAGTTCTTTGGCATCAATTTCTCTGTTGTCGTAAGTGTTTCTTTTTTCAAGAATATGCACCTTGAGTTTCGGTTCCTCTGGTGTTGCATAGGTGAATAGGGCTGCCTCTATAAGTTTCACATATTTTTTGTTTAGCAGGTGACTTTGTCGCAAAAAGCCCTTGTTTATATAGGGTTTATCGGGACGAAACCTGGGTGCAGCTTTCATGCAGGCTTTCAGTATCTTTTTAGGATCGCTCATCAACCTGCTGGCATTTACGTTTACCTCCGATAAATCGTAAGCAATGGCTTTTAGTTCGATGGTTTTTGCTTTGGTTATTTCGTCGATATTGAGCGATAGCGATTGGTAACCCAAACTGCTGATGAGTATTCTAGTGTCGGTTTGCGGATTTTCAATAGACAATTGGAACTGCCCATCTTTGTTGCTTATGGTGCCCTTGGTGGTTTTTGCTATGGATATATTGGCATAGGGTATAGCCGCTTTACTTTTTTTATCTATAATACTCGAACTGATTTGCACCTGAGCCTGTGTGCTTGTCAGTAAAATCAATAAAAAGAGGGCTGTACTAAGGATGGTTTTAGTCATATTGATTAGTGAATTAAGGGACTGTATGCTTGTGATTTGTTTTTTGTCTGACTAAATGTACTTAATTAATGTTTAGTAGACCGTTAAGTGATGTTAAATAAAACTTTACGTAATAAATTTTTATATGTTAGATGGATGGCAAGGGATATAGTTATAAATCGATTCTGATTTAGCTTCTGTTTTTGGCCTTCTGCGCAAGAAAATTGAAGATAGATGAGTTTGTTTTTAAATTGATATTATCACCACGGAATAAGGTGTTTAAATTTAGGTGAAACATCTATCCTTATTGGGATGTTTGATTTTTTATTTAACCTAATTCGTCCGGGCTCCGAAGTGGTATAAACCACTTACTAGCTGGGTAAATTGGCTTTGAGCTAAAATAACCATCTTCTATGTTCTGATATGGAAATTGTATTTAACTTTATTTCTTTAGGCTTTGGGGTAAAACTCTTAGGATAGCTCGAGGTTTGATGTACGATTGGGGCTAATGTTTTTAAGCTAAACAGTGGTTTGATACTCGATTTTCGTGTCTCGAAGCACGGTGGATGGTAATTTTTTTAACAAGAAGTGTGTCTGCATACTCGATAGTTGAATGTCGATACTCGAATAAGCCTAAAAGAGGCGGCCTATGAACCTTTAGTTTAAAGAAAAAGCGAAACCCTATATAAAGGGTTCCGCTAGTTTACTTTAGATTTCTTCTTTGCTTGCATTTTTGTGGTTTGGAAAGAATTGTTTCAATTCGTTATACAGAGGCATAGCCTCTTGGTCGTGTTCGTTGGCAAAATAACGAACCGAGCGGTAGTAGGCCATTGAATCTTGATAGTTATCATTATCTAATAAGATTTTGGTGTCGCTCAGTTTTTGTCGAAGCTGCTCTATCTTACGAAGCATATTCTCAATCTGTTCTCTTGCAATAAAATCCCGTTCAAACTCTTCCATATTCACAAAGTTTGGAACGTATTTGGGATTCTCACGCATAATCAGCTTGGTTTTGTTCACCAACAATTTATTGGTCTCGTTTATAGAGCCAAATGTGGAACGTTGCTCTGGAGTTAAGCCGGGTGCGTTTGTATTTGCCGAGGCCAACAAAGCATCTAAATGGCTGTTGTTTTCAGCTAACTCTTCTGGGGTAAACACCACCTGTATTAAATCATTATTCTTCATAACTTTGATTTGAAATGTTAATTAATAATTCTTTTTATCAAGAATGAATTTAACGAAAATTTCAATTCACTGTTCAGTATAGAATGTGTTCTTTAGCTATTCGAAAATGAAGGGGATATCTAGTTAGTCTGAACCTTCACACGATCTCCCAAGCTTAAACCTTCGGTTATCTCTATTCTTAGGCCATCGGAAAGGCCTGTTTTTACCAGGCGTTTGCTTTTTTTGTTGTTCTCGTTCAGCAGTTCAACAAACAGGCTGTCTTTTTTAAAAATCAGATTGCGTTCTTTTATCGTTAATACACTATCTCTTTTGTCCAGTACAATTTCGGCAACAGCAGAAAAACCTGGGTAGAGTTGTATGTCGGGATGATTCTCAACTTTGGCTTCAATTTCGAATTTCATCATGCCATTTTCTTCAACTGCCTTGGGTGTGATATGACTGAGCGTGGCTTTCAGTTTTTTATTTTTAAGTGCGCTGATTCCAATTTCAAAAGCCATGCCTTTTTTCAAATAGGCAACATCCGATTCACTAACCTTAGCTTTGAATATCAAATTTTGTAGATCAGCAATGTTAGCAATTGTCGAACCTTCGTTGTAGTTGTTTCTTTCAGTCACGCTGGCGCCTTCTTTAAGAGGAATGTCCAAGACAGTTCCTGATACGGTTGAGCGAATGAAATTAGGAATGTTCTGTTGAGATTGAGAGTAACCTTTCTGAATAATTTGGAGTTGTTTTTTTGCTGAAGACATCTCTTCCTGACTAATTAGATAAGATTCCCTATACTTATCAAATTCCTGTTCGGCAATGACTTCTTTTGCATAAAGTTCTTTGTATCTCTTGAATTCCTTTTCACATTTTTCATGATTTATTTGACAGGTTTTAAGTGTCTTTTCTGCTATTTCAATATTCTGAGGATTGGGAAGAATGCTAATCTCTGCGATCAAGTCACCTGTATGAATCGTATCACCTGCTTTGTGGTATAATTTATTGAGAATGCCTGAAATTTGTGATTTAATTTTTACTTCTCTTTCGGGAATCAATACGCCTGAAACGTACTGTCTTAATTTCAGATTCACAATTTTTGGTTTCTCACTAGCTGTGTATTTGTGATCTGATTTTGTTTGTTGCAGTAAGACGAAAGCTACAACAATAATTAGGATGAAAAGACTAACATAAAGGTTGGTTTTATTTTTCATGTTGTATAATTTGTTTAGTTTTCTGTAGAGTTGAGTGCTTTTATAGGCAATACCGAAGCTGCTTTTTTTGCAGGATATAGCCCGGCCAATGCTCCCGATAAGATTAATAAAATAAGAGCACTTAATGCAATGGGCAGGTTCACTTCCAATCCTTTAAAAATGGAACTTTTGTCAGCGATCATACCGCCGATGGCTGCATTGATTAATAAAACGATACCACTTGCACTTATAAGTCCTACGATACCCGCTACAAAAGTAATAACAATGGATTCGTTCAAGATCATGTAGAGAATACTTCGGGGAGGCGCGCCAATGGCTTTTCGTATACCTATTTCCTGGGTTCGCTCTTTAACAACGACGAGCATAATATTACTCACGCCTACAATACCGCTAAGAATCATGCAAACACCAACTAGCCAAAGAAAACCATTTATTATTTTAAAAAGGGAATTAAATGCTTTGGCATCTGCTTGTAAATTCTCAATGTAGATGGCATTCTGATCTTCTGAATGGAATTCGTATTTTGAAGCTAGATAATCTTTGAATTCTTTTTCAAATTTTGTGGGTGAGGTATCTGATTTAAGGGCTAATGCAAAATTATCCAATTCCTTACCATAGTTATATTGTGCAATCATGGTTGGGTAAGGGATATAAATATGATGACCATTATCAGAGAAGAGTGATTTCTCGGCTAATATGCCGACGACTCTTAGCCAAGTACCATCAAGATAGAAGTAATTCCCCAGAGCGTCATCTTTGGCAAATAAAACTTTTGCAATTTCCTTGCCGATTACTGCCACCCTACTTTTGGAGATTTCATCATTAGGATTTAAAATTCTTCCTAGCTCCGTTTTGTAGGTTTTAATTTTAAAATACGAACTGTTAACCCCATAACAAGAAAAACGACGGTAGTTTTTTTTTGCAGAATAGAGTTGTTTTCCAGAGTATTTTACTTCTGGAGAAATGACTTCTATTTCAGAAAAGCGTTCAGCAAAGTGATTTAATTCCGAATTTTGAAAAAGTACAGCACGACCAGCTCTTTGTCCGGGTTTTGACATAGATGTTTGCCCTCCGTATACCCACATGCTGTTTTGAGTATAATCCTGAAATAGTACCATTATGCCTTTTTGAAGACCACTACCAGCTCCCACAAGCAATACCAAAATAAATATTCCCCAAGCTACACCAAAACCAGTAAGTATATTTCGGTTTTTGTGCTGTTTTAGTGAATCCCAGGTTTCTTCGAATTGATATAAATTAAGCATAGTCTAAATCTTTCCAATAATCACTGTATAGATTTTCATTCAGCATAAGCTCATCATGTGATCCCCATGTTTCTATCCTTCCCGACTCCATAATATAGATTGTACTGTTTAAAGATTTTATAATATGCAGACGATGCGTAATAAAAAGAATTGCCATTTCACTTTTCAGTTTGTTAAGCATCTTGAGTACAAATTGCTCTGTATTTCTATCCATGGCAGATGTTGCTTCGTCGAGTATAAGAAATTGAGGTTCGTTATATAATGCACGGGCTAATGCAAGTAGTTGTGTTTCACCTCCTGATATGTTTTGTCCTTCCTCTCCTATAAGGGTGTAATAAGAATCAGATAGTTTTGAGAAGTAATCATCGAATCCCCATTCTTTACAGAATTCAATAATTCTTTCTTCGTGTTCGCATGCTTCATCTAAGCAAATATTATCTAAGATAGATCCATTGAAAATCTGAATCTGTTGTGGGACAACACCTATCGTTTTTCGCCAAACTTGATGATCTAGATTTTTAAGAGAATGATCATTATTAAGAATAATATCACCTTTTATAGGTTCGTAAAATCTCTGAATAATTTGAATTAGGGTACTTTTCCCACAACCATTTTCACCCAATATGGAAATCAACTCTCCTTTTTTAACTTGAAGGCTTATATTATTTAGAAGTTCTATTTGTCCGGGAAAATTGAAATGTAAATTCTCTATTTTTAGTTGACTAAAATTAAAAGCTGATTCATCTGTTGAAGTAGTTTGGTATTCTAACTTTTCTTCAGTAAAATCGAACATGCGTTCCAAAGCAACTTTAGCACCTTGAATCGATATATTAGCCAAGATTAAATTTTCGGTTGAATCGATTAAAATACTTATAATACCTAGAATAGCCAGTAGTTCTCCAATTTCAATCTTCCCTTGAAGGTACAGGAAGGCACCAAAAGAGATACTAAGAATAAGAACCAAGGAATTGATAATGTCGTTGGATAAATTAAACTTTAAGGCAATTTTATTGAATGAAAATATTCTTTCTTGAAAATTGGAGTAAATAGTTTTGGCTTGTGCTTGAAAGTAGTTTTCTTTTTGATGCGTTTTTATGGTATTTATACCATTGATTATCTCGATATAATAGGATTCATTTATAGCATGATTTTGCATGACTTCCTGCTGTATCTTCTTTACAGGAGCTAAAAAAACGTTGAGTAAAATTAGTAGTAAAGGAATTATTGTTGCTGCAAACAAGGCTGTTTCTACATTATAGTAGAATAGGAAAGATAAAGAGATGATGACAAGTAGCGCATCGATAGCTGCTTGTCCCATAACGTATTGTACAGCCGATTGTATTTTTTGGCTGTCGTTGAGCCTAGCAATCATATCGCCCTGCTTCTTACTGTCGAAAAATGCTTTGGGCAAATAGATGAGTTTCGATAAAAAATAATTGACAACTCTACTATTGAAACGAAAGGTTTGTTGTGCTAGGAGTAAACTTCTCAGGTAATTGAAAACAGATAATAATAAAATGAGAATACCCCAACTGAATAAACCTTTGAGTAATAAATAAAAATCTTTTTTAGGAAGAATATCATCGACCATTTGTTGTGTGAATACCGCTGTTGACAAACTGAGTATTGAAATGATAACTCCCAGAAAAAGTGCCGCAATAAAAAGAGGTTTGTCTTCGCTTATTTGTTCTTTTAGCCACGAAAAGCTTTTATTTGATTTGAATCCTTTGGCTTCGAAACTTTCATTGGGTGTTAAATCTAAGAGGTAACCTGAAAGCCAGACTTCTTCTAATTCCTGTGGCTTTTTTTTGCAAAAACCTTTTGCAGGATCGCCTATATAAAATTTGCCTCTTTCATATTTATAACAAACCACATAATGCTGAAAGTGATCTTCTATATTTAGATGTAAAATAACGGGGTGATTTAGCTTTTTGAGTTCATCAATATCCCCCTGTAAGCCATCTGCTGTAAAACCAAGTTTATTTACTGCCTGGTATAAACCAAGGAGACTTGTTCCTTTAGGATTTGTACCAGACTCTCGTCTTAGTTTCTCAAGGGAGATGTCTCCATTGTAATAGCGAAAAATACTTTTTAAACAGGCTACCCCACAGTCTTTCTCGTCGTGTTGGAAAACGATCGATCGTTTTATTTGTTTATCGGTCATTTGCAGCTCTTGTGTATTTAACGAGTGTTTTTACTGTAACAGCTTCTTCAATCTTTTTTAATAGTTTTAGTTGCGTATCAAAAATTAGAATAGCTGGAAGTTTTTGTGTGCCAAAAATCTCTTCGAATTGATCTTCCTGATACTTTAAAAATTGAATATTTGGGAAGGATTCCAGCTGATGTTTTTTTGCGAATTTTTTGATGTCAAATTTTTTGCTTTTAGAAACCATTAAGATTTCTGAATTTTGAAACTCGCTGTAATAATTGAATAATATTTTGGCTTCCATATCACACATGTCACATTTAGGACTAAAGTGAATAATAAGAACTGATTTATCTGTTTCAATATCCCAATAGGAGTAATTTCCGCCTTTAGTGTTCTCGAATTCAAATTCCGGAAGCTCTGATAATTCAATTTTTTTAGGAATCTTCTTAACTCTTGCTTTTACCTGTATAGCCTTGTATGTTGTGAGTATAAGCATTCCACAAATAATGCTTGCAATACCTATGAGTGCTAATATCTTCTTCATTTGTTTTTTTTAATTCACTTGTGACAGTAATGGTTCATTTGAATAAATTAAATCGTTAAATAAATCATTAAACTCTCATACAATACGAACCCACATAGTATCGGGATAAACATACTAAGCATCAGTTTTCTATAAGGAATTGTGCTTGCTATTTTTAGGAAAAAAGGGATAAGTAGAAGATATAATAGCAGATAAAGATTTAAATCTTTAAGTAGGTCGAAATACCAAGAGCTTTTGTCCACATTCCCAATCCAATCTCTTACCGAAAAGGATAGTTCCTTATTAAAACTCTTAATATCTTCAAATTTGTAATTTGATTTAATAGCTAAGAACCAGATAGCATTAATGATATCTTTTATAAAGAAAACCAGGTAAGCTAAGAGACTTGATTTGAATATAGTTGAAAAACGAATGCTTTTAAAATCTTCGACAAATTGAAAGCCAATAAAGATAAATGTAGCCAACCCTAAACAAACAATCATGAATGGAGCAAGAACCATAGTGGAGTCCATTAAGAAATAATCCCAACCATACGCATTATCTTCTTCAGGTAAATCTATGCCTTTTAGATCTTCTTCAAAATCAGCTATGTATTGATCATATTCATCATTGTGTTTTTGATCTTCTTTTTGTGCAAGATGCTCATACCATACCTTATCATTGTTGACAAAATCAGTGTTTACTATTTGCAAGCAAAACGCAAAAGTGTAGAAAAGGATTATTAATAAAAATCCTTTTACATTTAGGATATCATAGATGAATTTTTTCATTTTTTAGTTTTGTTTTTAATCTCCTTGATCAAATTGTTTTTTAACAATTGCTCTTCATTTGTAGGAAGCATAGTAGTGTGATTTTTCCAGAATTCCTTATTATATGGAATTTTTCCGTAATGATCTCCTTCCCAGTTAAGCGTGTTTAGTTGTTTGTTAACCAAACCCTGGTCGTTGATGATTTCTGAATAAGAAAGTTCTTGAATCAAACGCCTTTTGCGTGATAGATCACTGTTGTAATCGAACCTGTTTGAATATAAATAGCTTAAATATAGCTTTTTGTTGAATTCTTCAAATTTAATTTTGAAATGGAAATAATATCGTGATTTTCCTTTAAAGTGTTTGTAGTTTGGATTCTTAATATATCCGTAATCTAAATTCAAAAATGCATAATCTTTAATACGTATATAGGCAATACCAATAGGTATGAGACTATACTTTTGGTATTTGATTTGGGGATAATTTTTGCTTGGTAGGATTTTTATTTTATAGATTGGATCATTTTTATACATCAAAATGGTATCTAATTTAAATTGATGTTCCTTAATGAAAGATTTGGTAATAATGGGGCGTCCATTTTTAAAGTGAGGATTGATTCTAAGTGATTTTTTTCGTCTCCCATTTTGTATGCTACGAATCATATTCGTAGAAGTAAAAAACTTTGAAAAAGAAGCTTTACTGTGATCCAGATCTTCCAGTAAATATTTCTGAATTAAAGGATCTTTGTAAGAAGAGTTTGATTTTATTCTTGGATCACCAAAATAATCCGTTTTTTTTCTTGAATATAGATAAGCTCTCAAAAGTAATTTGTAATCTGTATCTCTATTGTCAAGACTTGATTGTAGCTTATCAATATTAAATTTACATTCTGTAATATCGTGCTTCATTCCTGGATCGTAAATACTGATTGTTGCTTCAATTAGGCGATTAATTGAAGTGTCTAGTCGGTGACTTTGGCGATAATAGTATTTACCAATGTGAGGTTTATCATCTAATAAATTAGGCAGTTCGTTAATAGCATTCGCAAAAATTTGTTTGGCATTTTTCAAAATTTCTTGCTTGCCAACAATTACCTCTTGTAAGTTATAAGCTTGCTTTTTTAATATAAGATTGATTGTTTGTTTTCCCTTTTTTATTTCAAGCAAGGAGTCGATCGGGAAAAATTTGGTTTGATATCCAATACAGGACACCTGAATATTATCAAATTTCCCTACATAAGGGTGTTTGATTTCAAAATATCCTTCAGGGTTTGTTATTGTTCCTAGAGGGCTGTTTTCCAATACAATTGATGCGTATGGAATAGGAGTTCTGTTATCATCGACAACTCTAGCTTTAATTTTTTGTTGAGAAAAAAGTAGAGATGAGTAAAAAATAAATAGTATTGGTAAAATTAGCTTTGGTACGTTCTGCATAATGATAATTTGAAAACCAAGTTATTGATACTCCCTGCGAAAATAGCAGGGAGTATTTATTTGCGTCAAAAGTTTTAGTTTTAATATTGACAATTATTCATATAAGCTTTTTCATACATTCTATGAGCACCAGCTTCGTTGCCATTACTTTTATATCGCTCATACCTTCTCTTATACCTTGCACATGAGCCACCACTCACTTTTTCCATTTGTTTTGAATTTAACTTTTTCATCTTGTCAAAATTTAAGTGTTAATAATAAAATTTACTTTAATTTTGCCCTAATCTCCTCGAACGAGATTTTAGGCGTTGAGTTTAAATGCGCAGTTGTTTAACTCTGGCGCTAAGTTATGTAAACTCACTGATAGATATTGTCAGTGAGTTTATTTTTATTAAGTCTAATAGTTTTTTTAAAATTAGATCATGATACGCTGGAATGGGACATGTTTTTTTTGTATTGGGTTTTGTTTTATGTTGATCTAAATAAGAAATGGGCCTTTGTTATGTGAGTGATATGATTTTATCATTCGTCGATATAGTATGATCGGATTGTTCTACAATATTTGAATTTTAAACCATCTGTTTTCAAGCTTTCTAAGAGTCTGTATAGGACTCTTTCTTGAATATTGAATTTAGTTGCTAGTTCTTTAGGTGTTCCAGTTGCTCTTTTTTTTGCAAGCTCTATGAACAGCCTGCGTTTTTCCAGAAAATCAATTTGTTTCATCTTGTATTAATTTGGGGTGTTGAAAATACTTTTTTGAATCACTTTTAAATGCTATGTGTCTTATGTGACTCGTTCAACTATTTAGTTAATTAAGTGGTTTGTCTTTTTGTTTTGTTTTTTTTTACTTAAAAGTAACCTATTGTTTTTAACTTTTTCATTAAATAATGTTAACTAGCCAAATAATGTATTACAATCAGTTGTTTATGATGTTATTTTGAACGTAAATGAAATTTATTGGGACTGTATTGAAATTTTATGTTTGTTAAAATGGATTTTCTAATCCAATTAACTTGATGGTGAGATAGTCGTTCATACTAATTTGAAGGGTGTATTTTTCAACTATTACTCTACTATTTTCAATATTAGATCAAGAAAAAGACTTTTTGGTGTTTTATTGAGTATCTTACATACAGATATCTAAATACTTTCTTTATATTTGCAGCAAATTTCAAACGGTTTCAGTCGGGCTAAATGGTTCGGGGAAACTGATTTTCGAAAGCAAGCCTTTAAGCTTCGACAATATAGAGGCAGGTGTTTCATGAAAAGTGGTGATCGCGTTTTCGAATATGGATACTTACAACTTGATACTTTTTTTAAGATATGGCTAAAGAAGAACAAGATAAAATATTGAATGAAGTCACGCAAAGTGATTATAAATATGGCTTTTCGAGTAACATCGATACAGACTCTATTGCAAAAGGTCTGAGTGAAGATGTAATTCGCTTGATTTCGTCTAAGAAAAACGAGCCGGAGTTCATGTTAGAATTTCGACTGAAAGCATATCGTCATTGGTTGACCATGAAGATGCCTGAATGGGCACATTTGGAAATACCGCCAATCGACTACCAAGACATTATTTTTTACGCTGCTCCTACTCAAAAAGCAAAGTTGGAGAGTATGGATGATGTGGATCCTGAAATTCGAGCAACTTTTGACAAGTTGGGTATTCCTTTGGATGAGCAGAAAATTTTATCGAATGTAGCTGTTGACGTCGTGATGGATTCTTCATCGGTGAAAACAACATTTAAAGAGGCTTTAGCGGAGAAGGGGATTATCTTTTGTTCGTTTAGTGAGGCTGTTCAGGATCATCCTGATTTAATTCAGGAATATATGGGTTCAGTTGTTTCTTATCGAGATAACTTTTTTGCGGCTCTGAATTCGGCCGTTTTCTCTGATGGATCTTTCGTTTATATTCCAAAGGGTGTTCGTTGTCCAATGGAACTATCAACTTACTTCCGCATTAATGCTGAAAATACAGGTCAGTTTGAGCGTACCTTAATCGTTTGTGAAGATGATTCGTTCGTGAGTTATCTTGAAGGTTGTACAGCACCAATGCGTGATGAAAACCAATTACATGCTGCAATTGTTGAGATCATCGTTAAGGAGAATGCCGAGGTGAAATATTCAACCGTTCAAAACTGGTATCCTGGTAATAAGGAAGGTCTTGGAGGAATTTACAATTTTGTAACCAAGCGTGGTATTTGCGAAGGTGCTAATTCAAAATTGATGTGGGCTCAGGTTGAGACTGGATCTGCAGTAACCTGGAAATATCCTTCTACCATATTGAAAGGTGATGGTTCTTCCAGTGAGTTCTATTCAGTGGCAGTAACCAATAATCATCAGCAAGCCGATACCGGAACAAAGATGATCCACATCGGTAATAACACAAAATCGACAATTATTTCGAAGGGTATTTCGGCAGGAAAATCGAACAACTCTTACCGAGGTTTGGTAAAAGTTGTGAAGAACTGCGAAGGCGCTCGAAATTTTTCACAATGTGATTCGCTTCTTTTGGGTGATAAATGTGGCGCACACACTTATCCATATTTGGAAGTTCATAATAAATCGGCTAAGGTCGAACACGAGGCAACCA
This genomic window contains:
- the sufB gene encoding Fe-S cluster assembly protein SufB; this encodes MAKEEQDKILNEVTQSDYKYGFSSNIDTDSIAKGLSEDVIRLISSKKNEPEFMLEFRLKAYRHWLTMKMPEWAHLEIPPIDYQDIIFYAAPTQKAKLESMDDVDPEIRATFDKLGIPLDEQKILSNVAVDVVMDSSSVKTTFKEALAEKGIIFCSFSEAVQDHPDLIQEYMGSVVSYRDNFFAALNSAVFSDGSFVYIPKGVRCPMELSTYFRINAENTGQFERTLIVCEDDSFVSYLEGCTAPMRDENQLHAAIVEIIVKENAEVKYSTVQNWYPGNKEGLGGIYNFVTKRGICEGANSKLMWAQVETGSAVTWKYPSTILKGDGSSSEFYSVAVTNNHQQADTGTKMIHIGNNTKSTIISKGISAGKSNNSYRGLVKVVKNCEGARNFSQCDSLLLGDKCGAHTYPYLEVHNKSAKVEHEATTSKIGEDQIFYCNQRGISTEDAIGLIVNGYAKEVINKMPMEFAVEAQKLLAISLEGSVG